A DNA window from Gillisia sp. Hel1_33_143 contains the following coding sequences:
- a CDS encoding aminotransferase class IV: protein MMNFNGSLVEKEQATISPNNRGLAYGDSVFETIRVISGKIMFWEDHYFRLMASMRIMRMEIPSNFSPEFLESEILALVKANDLETSPARVKFTVCRMEGGYYSPTTLEVDYLIQASQLPNSFYLLNQDPYEIELFKDHYITSGLLSTIKSNNRAVNVLGSIYAKENSYNNCLLLNEKKSIVEALNGNIFLIKDNKIKTPPLTEGALNGIVRKQLLSIIKTLPELEIEEAAISPFELQKADELFITNVIVGIQPITKYRKKEFKIEVTKEILSKLNVKARLG from the coding sequence GTATTTGAGACCATTCGTGTAATATCAGGAAAAATAATGTTTTGGGAAGATCATTATTTTAGACTTATGGCTTCTATGAGAATCATGAGAATGGAAATTCCTTCAAATTTTTCTCCGGAATTTTTAGAATCTGAGATTTTAGCGTTGGTTAAGGCTAATGATCTGGAGACTTCACCTGCTCGCGTAAAGTTTACAGTTTGTAGAATGGAAGGTGGATATTATAGCCCAACAACCTTAGAAGTAGATTATTTAATCCAAGCATCACAACTGCCCAATTCTTTTTATCTATTAAATCAGGATCCATATGAAATTGAACTTTTCAAGGATCATTACATCACAAGCGGACTTTTATCTACAATCAAGTCTAATAACAGAGCTGTAAACGTTCTAGGAAGTATCTACGCTAAAGAAAACAGTTATAACAACTGCTTGCTGCTAAATGAGAAAAAATCTATTGTAGAAGCTTTAAATGGGAATATATTTCTAATTAAAGATAATAAAATCAAAACGCCTCCTCTTACTGAAGGTGCTTTAAACGGTATAGTGAGAAAACAGCTTTTATCCATTATTAAAACTCTTCCAGAACTGGAAATTGAAGAAGCTGCTATTTCACCTTTTGAACTGCAAAAAGCAGATGAGCTTTTTATTACTAACGTTATTGTTGGAATCCAGCCAATAACAAAATATAGAAAGAAAGAATTTAAGATCGAGGTAACAAAAGAAATACTTTCTAAACTTAACGTAAAAGCTAGATTAGGTTAA
- a CDS encoding YqgE/AlgH family protein has translation MIALKPTKGLLLVAEPSIIGDVSFNRSVVLLAEHSENGSIGFILNKVLDFTLQELIPDLTKSFKIYNGGPVEQDNLYFIHKIPDLIPDSIEIANGIYWGGNFDAVKELISKGLITEKQIRFFLGYSGWDAEQLQEELNSNSWIITAHQDAKDIIERPYRSFWKDKMIELGGNYMLWSNAPENPSYN, from the coding sequence ATGATAGCTTTAAAACCAACTAAGGGATTGCTATTAGTTGCAGAACCTTCAATAATTGGAGATGTCTCATTTAATAGGTCTGTAGTACTTCTAGCAGAACATTCAGAAAATGGATCTATAGGCTTTATTTTAAATAAAGTCTTAGATTTTACCCTTCAGGAACTAATTCCAGACCTTACCAAGAGCTTTAAAATATATAATGGCGGGCCTGTAGAACAGGATAATTTATATTTTATTCATAAAATTCCAGACCTAATTCCCGACAGTATAGAAATAGCAAATGGCATCTATTGGGGAGGAAATTTTGATGCGGTAAAAGAATTAATTTCTAAAGGTCTGATAACAGAAAAACAGATCCGTTTTTTCTTAGGATATTCAGGTTGGGATGCGGAACAATTACAGGAAGAATTAAATTCTAATTCTTGGATAATCACCGCTCACCAAGACGCTAAAGATATTATAGAAAGACCCTATAGATCTTTCTGGAAAGATAAGATGATAGAACTTGGTGGAAATTATATGCTTTGGTCCAATGCACCAGAAAATCCAAGTTATAACTAA
- a CDS encoding HU family DNA-binding protein, with protein sequence MNKTDLIDAMAENAGISKAAAKKALESFLENVEKSLKKGDRVSLVGFGSWSVSKRAAREGRNPQTGNTIKIAAKNVVKFKAGADLQKAVN encoded by the coding sequence TGGCTGAGAATGCAGGAATTTCGAAAGCTGCCGCAAAAAAAGCATTAGAATCATTTTTAGAGAACGTTGAAAAGTCTCTTAAAAAAGGTGATCGGGTATCTTTAGTAGGATTCGGATCTTGGTCAGTATCTAAAAGAGCTGCACGTGAAGGAAGAAACCCACAAACCGGAAATACTATTAAAATTGCTGCTAAGAATGTAGTTAAATTTAAAGCCGGAGCAGATTTACAAAAAGCTGTAAACTAA